The window tatcctcattagggaggtatgctggagcctatcccagctgacttcgggcgagaggcggggtacaacctggactggtcgccagccaatcgcagggcacatactgtatagacaaacaatcattcacgctcacatttgTACCTATTAaccaattcacctaacatgcatgtttttggaatgtgggaagaaaccggagtaccgggagAAACTGGCTTCAATTTTGGTCAGACTTGAAGGTCCTCCCGGGAAAGTCATACTtcacagagaaaacccacgcacacacataggggagaacatgcaaactccacacagagattcgaacccaggtcttcccgatctcctgaccgcgtggccaacatgccgtGCAGCCCTATAATTgtcgtcattattattatcattattaaaagaagattttttttaatgccgttACAATAATAATTGTCTGTATGCACGATTGCATTgcttttgttctgctttttgAAGAGGCCTATTGGTTAAGTCAGTCTATTTGCGCAATCCTTCAAATTTCAAACCTTTATGCCCAAGTTTGCACTAGATGGAGCACTTCATAGAGACATTTTGGAAGCATAATTGGTCAATGACAGCTGGTCAATACAGCCGAGTGATCAAAGAATCTCACACACCAAGCACTGTGGCCCtcatccattttctctgaacCTCAGCTTACATCGATCTGTTCTCTTGAGCTCTGCCACTTACATCGCAGCATTGAGAACTGTGTTGAAAGTCTTCTTCGATGTTGTAATAGACGGCGCAGATGAAGGTCACTTTTTTGATCCTCatctcttctctttttttttattcctcccCTTTCCACCTCTTCCTCCCTCGTCTTTGTCCTCTTCTCCTCTTTGTCTCTGTCTGAGACCAAAATTGAATCCCCTTAAGAGCGCCTTTGTGATCAGTTTTCTATTGTCGACAATGACTCCCCTGTGACTGTAACAGCTGCTCTGtctatatgcacacacacacacacacacacacacacacacacagcattaaTGGCATGCAAGACAAGTGAATTTATTCAATGTAACATGGCTCTTGCTGGCACTGATGAATAGTGAAATGCATGTTGCATGCTTCTCAGAAGTCATTCTGTGCTCATCTGAACAAAATGTTCCGCTCAGCAGACTGCAAGATTGGGATTTTGTGCAAGGTACACTTGCGTAAGTGCATGAGATTCAATATAAGAAGTGTATCATATTTAACAAAGATTGGACTGTTCGCCAAAACTTTCCATTATTCCCTTTTGGAAGGTTGAATTTTACAATTTTGCACCTACTAAACTGAGTGTAAATAACCATAGCAAAACACTTAAGACTGAAATGCCTCTGCACTGTAGTATACAAATTCAGTCAAAAGCTGAGAGGAACATTTATTTTGACTGAATCCTGGGCTCAGCATGAGAGGATGACTAAGTGTCTGTATTacctgtgtgtgcttgtgtgatgagaaaaaaaattagcaTATATGACTCACAAATGTTTCATCTTGCAAAAGAAACAAGGTATGAAAcagacaatgggcctcattcaccaGTGGTTCTTACAAACTAGTTTTGTCCTACTTACTTTTTGCCCTATTTTccccatttatgctgtttttttgtgtctaattttatttttacaataataaacaaatcacagacctcaaatggcccccgggccacattttggacaccactcctgtatatgtactgtatgtatcgcCAGAATTTAATTCTGGGAATTAAcctataaaatattaataaatgtgttcAGTGTCAACATTATGTTAAACTCTATTGTCTGATCCCAAGAAGGCGTGAGTTGAGAATGGGAATTATAAAGATAATATCataaaaaagtgtaataatgGAGATTTTACTATAGAATTAAAGAAAAGGCAATAACAATTATTTTGCAACCATGGTTCCACTCGGGAACGAGGCCCAATGTTGGCACCATCGCATATTAACCTTTCGTTTTTGAACCGTGTGCTTTCCGTCCTCATGCTGCGAATGGATTCAGGTCCCGAAAGTTGAAGAGAGCAAAAAGTGGAAGGTGTGGCCAGTCGCcagacacactcacactcatcaCTTTGTGTCGTGATGTTTTCAACCTCTGTCTATGTGCCTTCACTGTCATCtttcaaataaaatcaataaccTCACAATCTAATTGATTATAAGTTAAAGGAACTCCAACTGCAAATTCATCCTTGCTGCGTGGCATGTGCACTGGCACCTACTGCAGTGAAAATGATAGGCCTCAGCAGTATTTAGAGGTCATGCCCTGCTCTCTATGCAAACAACTAAGGGCTTCAAAATGACAAGACCTGTATCATCATAAAAGGATGACTCACTTTTATTGATGCTTGCTGAGGACTGTGTATTTCAGGTTGTTGCCTCATACTGTAAACTTTAACCTTTAAAGTATAATTTTGAAGCCAGTGTTTTCGGTGTTTTAGATAACTTACTGTCTGTTTAAATCTTTCACAGGATGACTATATCCCCTACCCACGGATAGAAGATGTGAGTCACCTCACTGTAAATGCACTCACTCCACTAAAGAGGGCACAGAATTATCATCAATCagattttgtcatgtttttcttcTGCTTCTACCTGCTCGTCTCCATTCCAAGGTCCTAGAGAAAGGTGAACCGTACCCCCAAGTTATCTTGCCGCAGTTTGGTGGCTACTGGATTGAGGATGCGGAGGCACCAGCTGGGACGCCGTCCTCTTCAGAGTCCAGTTTCTGTGAAGAAGACGATGATGGAGCAGAGGGCATGAGCCCTGGTGAGGGACACAGCTACCGTCTGGAGTGCAACAGCACTGCCCGGGCCTACCGCAAACACTTTCTGGGCAAGGTATGTGTTTGCTCTGCCTGTCATAGGCACATGTAAGTAAAATAGTGCAGCTGATTGTGGAAAGCAAAACGCTTACAGTACTGctacaaatcctttattttgGTAAACCTGACTTTTTGCAGGAGCATATGAACTACTACTGCACCGGTAGCAGCATAGGGAACCTCATCATGTCCCTGAAACATGAGGAGGTTGAGGGTCAGGAGTTCTTACGGATCATGCTGAGGTACGAGCATCTAATACTTcacatgcatgacaatgcaccagCAGTGGTATCATAagttggtacatgtttgtatgatGCAGAGAAGCAATTGTGTTTCTCTTTGCAGACGTAGTGAAAGTTACACTAATGCCATACATTACTAATAgtatacagtcttccctcgtttatcgcggtggaaaggttcccaaaatagtccgcaataaatgaaatccgcgaagtagccaactttatttgtttacaattattatatatgttttaaggctgtaaaacccctcaccatacactttatgcacttttctcagacaggcatgaacattttctcacatttctctcgtttaaacactctcaaagttcaaatttcgccacacctctgaccgtgcctcatcCTGGCGGCGttcggctgtagtgtttttgtatccttgttaaaacattgcagCTGCTGCCGTCGtatttttctcctcctcctcctactccttgaaccgaagattcatttattccatagagccttagcttcttcttctattgtttgttGGCAGTtcgcaagcagctcacacagttagctagtttgctagccaccactgaccacaacaggaaacggcacaaaaAAGATTGATTGCTTGACAATGGTCTGCAGCCAGGCAGGACGCAGAACACGGTGGGCGGGTTCTTCCTTAGCCAAtgaggactgttgtggctctatatttagccggctattgtctactgtgggttcctaatatacTCATAcagacacataaacacatactgcacacatcttcaacgctcacatgagtatacaacaccatctactggtagcagtagtaagtacaataacagacacatacagcaGAGCACCAATGGGCCGCTCTTATAgaccacaaggatgcagaacacaatgggtgttcatacgctgttaaaaaaaaacatgcaaaattgcgaTCAGTGAATCCAAAAAGGTGAagcgcaatgtagcgagggaacactatatacAGCACTACTATAcagcatttcttgtttttttgttgttttttgttgtgataTAGTATGAATCATTTGTAACAATCTAAGATTCTGCCATAGTCTATACactggaactttggttagcgtcattaatccgttctagactgtccgactctaaccagtgttaattaaaaaataatttatcaatcagttccagaaagccaaaatttcaacaaaaaacgcatttttatagatttacaatgatagttttacatgcagaaaatttgaaatgcatatacagtaaataaagggctaaatgaacatttaaggttgcttttatgTGATTGTGGCCAAAGAcataacgtggcagcaagatTAACACAGACAccgcctttgtgttttgccatgagttatttcttcaattccatagtgtttctcacctcaagtctctgcattTGTTTTGATCACCtcagcaaaataacccaaaatgcatTAACCTGCTAGCTAGCTGTATAGATAGATGggtagacagacagatagatactttattcacctTAAAGAGACATTCACAGCCTGTAACACTTGTTTTATCCAAATGAGTGCCTAATACTCTCTTACTAGAAGGGTCTCTGTCATCATTCTGCTGCAGGTCAAGGACCAAAACAATTCACGATAGGATCTCCTTAGCAGGCATTAACCAGCTGCCCAGCGTACATCAGATTGCGAAAGTAAGCGACACATCCATTCATCGATACTTTTCCATTACACCGGTGTCATATATCATATTGGCCGTGTACACATCAAAATGAAAGCAGCTGTACCTTACGATGTCTCATTTATTTTCCAGCTTCTGTGTGATGATGCCACAGGACTGAAGTTCAGCCCAGTTCTTTACCCTCGAGTAGGTTCTTTGCTTGCATCGCAGTCATGTGCAGCTAACATGGAATTAAACTCACAAGCCACTCTTCTATCTCAATACActgtaaaaatgtttgtttgtttgatgcCAACACTATTTATCGTGTCATGTTTAGAAAGCTTAAATACTGTAATTAATGTGCTACAGCTGCCTGATGTCCACCTCACCTTAAATTCAGCCCCTTTGTTAACAAAGGTTTAACGTAAAGCAAAAAAGTGCAGGCATTACCTTTCCATATTATTTCCGTCATAAACCTCCTACATTGCTAGCATCTGCCATTCTCAGTGACTGCATTGTTCCATCGGATTGACGGTGCAACAAAAATTGGACATGGTGGATTTGTTTCGTTCTTTTGTGAGGCTGGTGGACGACTGTGATGGAGCCTGCCTTCAGCCTCTGCCTTCAGGCAGGGAAACATACCATCTGTGTCTTGGTGCGCAAGAGGCTGCAACAAGATCACTGGTCTCGCTGGGGATTGTGAGAGTTTGTCACATGTCAGCCTGACGCAACCAGAGCCAACCAAATCTGCCCTGGAGACATGTTGGAGAGGACGACAACATGTTTTCTACAGCTAAACACTTGAGGCGTGAGGACTAATAGTTTTTCTTGTTGCACAGGGATCTCAGCTGATTGTAGCTTACGATGAGCATGAGGTCAACAACACCTTCAAATTTGGAGTGATCTACCAAAAATTCGGACAGGTGAGTGATTTTTAGCGATGGCTGACTTCATTTGCAGTCTGCAGAGTGTCACTGATGCTCCTCTTCTTGCCGCAGACGTCAGAGGAACAGTTGTTTGGGAACAATGAAGAGACGCCAGCTTTCAAGGAGTTTCTCAGTATACTGGGTGACAACATTGAACTGCAGGACTTTAAAGGGTGAGATGCGATAGAAAGCACTTGCAAAATATACAGAAAGGGTCGggaaaaaacagacaaagacTCAAATATCACTTTAAAGAAGTAACGAGAGAACGAAGATACAAAGAAATTGGGAGAGTGAGCCAGTGAAGCAAACTTTAATGGTTATAAACATCAGAGTTCTTGTTTGGCCTTCTTGTGCAATTAGGATAAATATACGTAACAAAGACTTCTCAGAAAGTTCCCATTGGTAAGTCATCAGAGCATTGCATGTGTACAGTTATGACATTAAAGTGTGGATCTTTACTGTTTTTGCTGTTGGCAAACTAACATAGAACATACATTAAATGTAGACGATGAACAAAAGTATTAGGACACACTGTTGTTATTTCTgaaggaagtgaaaatggaagGAAATATGGAATTGGTCTCCGCTTTGCAAATTTCACATCTTCCATTGTTCTGTGAAGACTTCCTCGAGATGTTGGAGTGTACCTGGAAATGTCTGACCAGTagcagaataaaataatttgtgaGGTTAAATGCCACCATCTTTGTTGTAGCTCATCTCAAAGGTACTTGATGGGCTTGTGGGCTTGGTGGAGTGCCAtgtccgggtcggggatgagatcctgccccaagtggaggagtttatgtACCTCTGGGTTtggttcacaagtgagggaaggctggaacgCGAGATGGATAGGCGgactggtgcggcgtctgcagtgatgcagactctacatcggtccattgtggtgaagagggaactGAGCCAAAAAggaaagctctcaatttaccggtccatctacGTTCCAACCCTCACATATTGTCATGAAATTTGGGTAGTgacagaaaggacaagattgcaggTACGAGcgaccgaaatgagttttctccgtagggtgactGTTCTCtgccttagagataaggtgagaagcattgtcacccaggagaaactcggagtagaaccgcttcTCTTCCAcaatgagaggagccagatgaggtggcacgggcatctggtcaggatgcctctcggacgcctccctttggaggtgttcagggcacgtccgaccggtaggacatgttggagagactttgtctttcaactggtctgggaatgcctcgggaggagctggacgaagtagccgggaagagggaagtctggccttccctgcttaggcttcCCCCGCAACCCCACcacggataagcagaagaagctggatagatggatggatgcccaGAACGCATGGACTGCACTAACACTAcactttgatgtcaagtaggtGGCCACCAAATATGGTTGCCTGCGGGCCGTGAGCTTAAGACCCATGGTCTACTGTAGTACAACACTTGACTGACTGAAATCAGAGGTGTGTTATTAAGactaatacttttgtccatacagtgtatatggaataaaatactttttgctGAAGAAACCAATCTTGAAAAAGATGATGACCGACATCTTCGTATATTGTTGCAGATTCCGTGGAGGGCTGGATGTGTCCCACGGACAGACAGGAACTGAATCTGTATACACTGCTTTCAGACAGAAAGAGATCATGTTCCATGTGTCAACCAAGCTTCCTTTCACTGATGGGGACATCCAGCAGGTTTTTGACTTTGGTCTTAACTTGTTTTTCTCACAACATGAACTCTGCACATCAATTTGTTTGAGAAGCAAAATGTTATCCTCTTCCTCTTCAGCTTCAGAGAAAAAGGCACATAGGAAATGACATTGTGGCAGCCGTTTTCCAGGAGGAACCTACGCCTTTTGTTCCTGATATAATTGCCTCCAACTTTCTGCACTCTTATGTGCTGGTCCAGGCTGAGAACCCGTGTACAGAGAACACAGTATACAAGGTTAAAAGGAATATCTTCTCATGTCTCTGGCTGATTTAGCCTTCTCTCTGTTGAATCATAGTTCTCCTCGTTATTAGTGTGTGATTATTTGTTCTTTTATCTCTACAGGTGTCTGTCACTGCGAGGGAGGATGTCCCTCCTTTTGGACCTCCCCTCCCGAACCCAGCTGTTTTTAAGAAGGTGAGACAAAGGTCGATACAGAAGAAGTTCCGTTTTAAAGAACCGTTTTAAAGCAGGCTTTGACAAACTTTCGTTCTTTCCCAGAACTTGTTacaccaaacattcatcaaattttgtgtgtttgcctGCTTGACAGTAAAAAATCAGTAAAACAGCTTACAGCATTTTATTCTTAGCAACGGGTGAGCCAAAAAAGCCCTATTTTGGTCACAAAGTGAGGTAAAGACTATTCTTCCTTTGCTTTTAGTCAGAGTTTTACGAGGCAGCATATAAAATGGCATTTAAAAACTAAGTAGCTAACAgtgcctcattttggtgctaaatgaatgcagtcTCAGCtgcctgcaacaagtgcttgaatgtgatattgtgcaagtaatgCTTTGTCAGAAATGGAGAGGAACACCGAGTCGGAGGCTCTTTTTGAACTTTATCGCCGACCTTAACACGCCAACAACAGTGCTCAGTTCCAAAACCGCGCACACATTTCACTGTAGTGCTctccacaacagcaacacaacctCCACTGTGGCTGGCTCAACctggggtgcccattacgtggATCACAACCTACAGATTGATtgcgaaggtagtgtgggtcgatcacatGCGCCACCCACATCATAAACGTcgcatgacatcagtcagcaggCATTAAGCGCCACTCCTGATTTGCTGTTACGCCTCAGCTGGAaagtaagtggtgaacagatgtcCAGCGACACATGGATATGTAttattcatctttattattccgattacggataaactaactcagggGTAAGAGGCCTATATCGATAACAAAGGTtttccgttcacttgtagcagctagttatgtagaaaaaaagtaataaaatgatTTCAAGCTGCATATTGAGCTGCTTATATTAACAACactctaacccaggggtgtccagactgtggcccgggggccatttggtTTTAATTGACTCGCGGcacatagaaataaaataaagcaaaaaggcacaatgttaaatgttgatgctaataatatTGCTAAGAGTtgcctttaaatatatataatttttttttagcctttttactaaataaataaataaaataaataaaagtaaaacattCCAAAGTATTCCttacatcctttgatttttcagtgtgcAGGCATCAATGGAAACATCTGCTTTCACTCATAAATTCAACCTTTTAAGGGCCTTTTTGGAAACTCAAGCACCGTCTGTGTGCTGCAAACTTTTTTGCACAGCAGTTCATACATCAGATGGCGCTATTCCCAGCACCTTATTGTGTACAGTTCACTGCTAACCATTTCTCCAGCAAGTTTGTTCATTTGTCAGACGTGCACTTGCTTATCTTGACTCTGGACATCGTCATCTGTCCGAGTGTGGGATGGCAAGACTGCCGGCTTGTACAAAAACTGCGCTCAAGTCTGTGCTTGCTGGAACGTGTTTTGCATTGCGACGATAGC is drawn from Dunckerocampus dactyliophorus isolate RoL2022-P2 chromosome 12, RoL_Ddac_1.1, whole genome shotgun sequence and contains these coding sequences:
- the LOC129190911 gene encoding rap1 GTPase-activating protein 2-like isoform X12, whose amino-acid sequence is MVLIDKATLSALKARKQELVNISTVPLGECPPSPPRTAPPSMKSAEFFDMLERMQVPKVEESKKWKDDYIPYPRIEDVLEKGEPYPQVILPQFGGYWIEDAEAPAGTPSSSESSFCEEDDDGAEGMSPGEGHSYRLECNSTARAYRKHFLGKEHMNYYCTGSSIGNLIMSLKHEEVEGQEFLRIMLRSRTKTIHDRISLAGINQLPSVHQIAKLLCDDATGLKFSPVLYPRGSQLIVAYDEHEVNNTFKFGVIYQKFGQTSEEQLFGNNEETPAFKEFLSILGDNIELQDFKGFRGGLDVSHGQTGTESVYTAFRQKEIMFHVSTKLPFTDGDIQQLQRKRHIGNDIVAAVFQEEPTPFVPDIIASNFLHSYVLVQAENPCTENTVYKVSVTAREDVPPFGPPLPNPAVFKKGPEFRDFLLTKLINAENACYKSDKFAKLEGRTRAALLDNLHDELHRQSQATLGVSQAEEEDKLENGGHGGLLESFKRAMRVRSHSMETMVGSHRLRSPGGGGGVPASLSGGAMPQSTSECTKSTYNPPALSTKSSLKSPVKRRSGLFPRLHSSIESPSDKCTRSDQKSTDICPSSQEVRSETSSNPSSPETCPNKDRPFLKLKDGGSGRPNISRSSSSTSSFSSITGDTDALEELETVSHPSIASSSVFSPSISIDTPVSGTPIIMCRSPTDGKNKTSPRSNLKFKFDKMSHSSTNSE
- the LOC129190911 gene encoding rap1 GTPase-activating protein 2-like isoform X13, whose protein sequence is MPRKLWKQELVNISTVPLGECPPSPPRTAPPSMKSAEFFDMLERMQVPKVEESKKWKDDYIPYPRIEDVLEKGEPYPQVILPQFGGYWIEDAEAPAGTPSSSESSFCEEDDDGAEGMSPGEGHSYRLECNSTARAYRKHFLGKEHMNYYCTGSSIGNLIMSLKHEEVEGQEFLRIMLRSRTKTIHDRISLAGINQLPSVHQIAKLLCDDATGLKFSPVLYPRGSQLIVAYDEHEVNNTFKFGVIYQKFGQTSEEQLFGNNEETPAFKEFLSILGDNIELQDFKGFRGGLDVSHGQTGTESVYTAFRQKEIMFHVSTKLPFTDGDIQQLQRKRHIGNDIVAAVFQEEPTPFVPDIIASNFLHSYVLVQAENPCTENTVYKVSVTAREDVPPFGPPLPNPAVFKKGPEFRDFLLTKLINAENACYKSDKFAKLEGRTRAALLDNLHDELHRQSQATLGVSQAEEEDKLENGGHGGLLESFKRAMRVRSHSMETMVGSHRLRSPGGGGGVPASLSGGAMPQSTSECTKSTYNPPALSTKSSLKSPVKRRSGLFPRLHSSIESPSDKCTRSDQKSTDICPSSQEVRSETSSNPSSPETCPNKDRPFLKLKDGGSGRPNISRSSSSTSSFSSITGDTDALEELETVSHPSIASSSVFSPSISIDTPVSGTPIIMCRSPTDGKNKTSPRSNLKFKFDKMSHSSTNSE
- the LOC129190911 gene encoding rap1 GTPase-activating protein 2-like isoform X4; translated protein: MFTPACKGSSGEPRIDKATLSALKARKQELVNISTVPLGECPPSPPRTAPPSMKSAEFFDMLERMQVPKVEESKKWKDDYIPYPRIEDVLEKGEPYPQVILPQFGGYWIEDAEAPAGTPSSSESSFCEEDDDGAEGMSPGEGHSYRLECNSTARAYRKHFLGKEHMNYYCTGSSIGNLIMSLKHEEVEGQEFLRIMLRSRTKTIHDRISLAGINQLPSVHQIAKLLCDDATGLKFSPVLYPRGSQLIVAYDEHEVNNTFKFGVIYQKFGQTSEEQLFGNNEETPAFKEFLSILGDNIELQDFKGFRGGLDVSHGQTGTESVYTAFRQKEIMFHVSTKLPFTDGDIQQLQRKRHIGNDIVAAVFQEEPTPFVPDIIASNFLHSYVLVQAENPCTENTVYKVSVTAREDVPPFGPPLPNPAVFKKGPEFRDFLLTKLINAENACYKSDKFAKLEGRTRAALLDNLHDELHRQSQATLGVSQAEEEDKLENGGHGGLLESFKRAMRVRSHSMETMVGSHRLRSPGGGGGVPASLSGGAMPQSTSECTKSTYNPPALSTKSSLKSPVKRRSGLFPRLHSSIESPSDKCTRSDQKSTDICPSSQEVRSETSSNPSSPETCPNKDRPFLKLKDGGSGRPNISRSSSSTSSFSSITGDTDALEELETVSHPSIASSSVFSPSISIDTPVSGTPIIMCRSPTVRVASSQDGCKKPA
- the LOC129190911 gene encoding rap1 GTPase-activating protein 2-like isoform X3, with translation MFTPACKGSSGEPRKQELVNISTVPLGECPPSPPRTAPPSMKSAEFFDMLERMQVPKVEESKKWKDDYIPYPRIEDVLEKGEPYPQVILPQFGGYWIEDAEAPAGTPSSSESSFCEEDDDGAEGMSPGEGHSYRLECNSTARAYRKHFLGKEHMNYYCTGSSIGNLIMSLKHEEVEGQEFLRIMLRSRTKTIHDRISLAGINQLPSVHQIAKLLCDDATGLKFSPVLYPRGSQLIVAYDEHEVNNTFKFGVIYQKFGQTSEEQLFGNNEETPAFKEFLSILGDNIELQDFKGFRGGLDVSHGQTGTESVYTAFRQKEIMFHVSTKLPFTDGDIQQLQRKRHIGNDIVAAVFQEEPTPFVPDIIASNFLHSYVLVQAENPCTENTVYKVSVTAREDVPPFGPPLPNPAVFKKGPEFRDFLLTKLINAENACYKSDKFAKLEGRTRAALLDNLHDELHRQSQATLGVSQAEEEDKLENGGHGGLLESFKRAMRVRSHSMETMVGSHRLRSPGGGGGVPASLSGGAMPQSTSECTKSTYNPPALSTKSSLKSPVKRRSGLFPRLHSSIESPSDKCTRSDQKSTDICPSSQEVRSETSSNPSSPETCPNKDRPFLKLKDGGSGRPNISRSSSSTSSFSSITGDTDALEELETVSHPSIASSSVFSPSISIDTPVSGTPIIMCRSPTDGKNKTSPRSNLKFKFDKMSHSSTNSE